A window from Chryseobacterium vaccae encodes these proteins:
- the clpX gene encoding ATP-dependent Clp protease ATP-binding subunit ClpX: MNSNQCSFCGRKRNEVQMLISGQNGFICENCIEQAHVIVKDSVSKTGYSPAENIDELKKPKEIKVFLDQYVIGQDQAKKQLSIAVYNHYKRLLHAKDENREVELEKSNIIMIGETGTGKTLLAKTIARELNVPFCIVDATILTEAGYVGEDVESILSRLLMVADYDVEKAERGIVFIDEIDKIARKSDNPSITRDVSGEGVQQGLLKLLEGSIVNVPPQGGRKHPDQKYIQVNTQNILFIAGGAFDGIKEIIERRMNKQAIGFSSEKINKVDEDEYVLTNINAIDLRSFGLIPELLGRFPIITYLDKLTKETMVRIMKEPKNSIINQFVELFKMDGTQLSFTDGAIEKIVEETIEKGLGARGLRGTTEKVLEDYMFSIGEEKEIILTEDNIFVNK; the protein is encoded by the coding sequence ATGAACTCAAACCAATGTTCTTTCTGCGGCAGAAAAAGAAATGAAGTACAGATGCTGATTTCCGGGCAGAATGGTTTTATCTGCGAAAACTGTATAGAGCAGGCGCATGTGATTGTAAAAGACAGCGTTTCAAAAACAGGATATTCCCCGGCAGAAAATATAGACGAATTAAAAAAACCTAAGGAGATCAAGGTATTTCTTGATCAATATGTTATTGGGCAGGATCAGGCAAAAAAACAGCTTTCGATCGCGGTGTACAATCACTATAAAAGACTTCTTCATGCCAAGGATGAAAACAGAGAAGTAGAGCTGGAAAAATCCAATATCATCATGATTGGTGAAACAGGTACCGGAAAAACCTTACTGGCAAAAACCATTGCAAGAGAACTTAATGTACCTTTCTGTATCGTTGATGCAACTATCCTGACAGAAGCCGGTTATGTAGGGGAGGATGTCGAAAGTATCCTTTCAAGACTTTTAATGGTGGCAGATTATGACGTGGAAAAAGCAGAAAGAGGAATTGTATTTATTGATGAAATTGATAAGATTGCAAGGAAATCAGATAACCCGAGTATTACAAGAGACGTTTCCGGAGAAGGAGTACAGCAGGGACTGCTGAAACTGTTGGAAGGAAGCATTGTTAATGTTCCGCCTCAGGGAGGAAGAAAACATCCGGATCAGAAGTATATCCAGGTAAATACCCAGAATATCCTGTTTATAGCCGGAGGTGCTTTTGATGGAATCAAAGAGATCATTGAAAGAAGAATGAACAAGCAGGCTATCGGGTTTAGTTCTGAAAAGATTAATAAAGTAGATGAAGATGAATATGTATTAACAAATATTAATGCAATTGATCTTCGTTCTTTCGGATTAATTCCTGAACTTTTGGGAAGATTTCCGATCATTACTTATCTTGATAAACTAACAAAAGAAACCATGGTAAGGATTATGAAAGAACCTAAAAATTCTATCATTAATCAATTTGTGGAGCTTTTCAAAATGGATGGTACCCAATTGTCTTTCACAGACGGTGCTATCGAGAAAATTGTAGAAGAAACCATTGAGAAAGGATTGGGCGCCAGAGGCTTAAGAGGAACAACCGAGAAGGTTTTGGAGGATTATATGTTTTCAATAGGAGAAGAGAAAGAAATCATATTGACGGAAGATAATATTTTTGTTAATAAATAA
- a CDS encoding S8/S53 family peptidase: protein MRAKISLLTLLILCFTLSFGQNTFNKASHLKDHIYVCFSKGINSEKMAFSKNPELESFARANQISFTYDLGFSDQKLDEMMRDSKANGHSGESVEKLKRIFKAELPLQNEEGTKKMIRVLEKFPEIEYVSVMSGTPIEPPLVKMYTVTPNLESLQTYLNDNPGINAKYAWSRGITGQNIRIRDVEYGFHKTHEMLSAQNFIQLESGYTPNSGLSGNNYMDHGTAVVSIMGSAKDNVGLSGAAYGASEIKGYLEWTTVGYNRASAVSRSISASQAGDIILYEMQTGGKDGYCPAEYDSVIWDMTKAATDSGIIIIAAAGNGNQDLDEPFYAAYRARGNSGAIIVGAGSPNTTHSKLSFSTYGNRVDVQGWGSSVLAAGYGSYQKYDNDNNRTYNYFSGTSSATPTVASAAVLIQSFYRQNTGQYLTPAAMKNLLVSTGIPQGGTDTNKKIGPLPNVKNAILQLEGSFAAPVKNMLPLEIKIYPNPAGNYIALKGGENKKLDIEIINMQGRSVIKNSVSTDERMDISSLPPGQYMININEGQRRVVEKFTKL from the coding sequence ATGAGAGCAAAAATTTCACTTCTCACGTTACTTATTTTATGCTTTACCCTTTCTTTTGGGCAAAATACATTTAATAAAGCAAGCCATTTGAAAGATCACATTTATGTATGCTTTTCAAAAGGGATCAACTCTGAAAAAATGGCATTCAGTAAAAATCCGGAGCTGGAAAGCTTTGCCAGAGCCAATCAGATTTCATTTACTTATGATCTCGGTTTCAGTGATCAGAAACTTGATGAAATGATGAGAGACAGTAAGGCCAATGGTCATTCGGGTGAATCTGTAGAAAAACTGAAACGGATATTCAAGGCAGAGCTTCCTCTACAAAATGAAGAAGGTACAAAAAAGATGATTCGGGTTCTTGAAAAATTTCCTGAGATTGAGTATGTATCAGTCATGAGCGGAACTCCAATTGAGCCACCGTTAGTTAAAATGTATACCGTAACACCTAATCTGGAAAGCCTGCAGACCTACCTCAACGATAATCCCGGCATCAATGCAAAATATGCCTGGTCCAGAGGGATTACCGGACAAAACATCCGTATTCGTGATGTAGAATATGGCTTTCATAAAACCCATGAAATGCTGTCCGCACAGAACTTTATACAGCTGGAATCAGGATACACTCCTAACTCCGGATTATCGGGCAACAATTATATGGATCATGGAACCGCTGTGGTAAGTATTATGGGTTCAGCAAAAGATAATGTAGGGCTTTCCGGGGCAGCCTATGGTGCTTCTGAAATAAAAGGTTATTTAGAATGGACGACTGTTGGTTATAACAGGGCTTCGGCGGTAAGCAGATCTATCAGTGCTTCTCAGGCAGGCGACATTATTTTATACGAAATGCAGACCGGCGGGAAAGATGGTTACTGCCCTGCAGAATATGACAGTGTTATCTGGGATATGACAAAAGCCGCTACAGATTCCGGAATTATCATTATTGCTGCTGCAGGAAACGGAAATCAGGATTTAGATGAGCCTTTTTACGCAGCGTACCGGGCAAGAGGAAACAGCGGAGCCATTATTGTAGGAGCCGGTTCTCCTAATACTACCCATTCTAAACTAAGCTTCAGCACCTACGGAAACAGGGTGGATGTTCAGGGCTGGGGAAGCAGTGTTCTGGCGGCAGGATATGGTTCTTACCAGAAATATGATAATGATAACAACAGGACTTATAACTATTTCAGCGGAACAAGTTCTGCCACTCCTACCGTAGCCTCAGCAGCTGTATTGATCCAGTCTTTCTACCGTCAGAATACAGGCCAGTATTTAACTCCGGCTGCCATGAAAAACCTTTTGGTTTCTACGGGAATTCCTCAGGGAGGAACAGACACCAATAAGAAAATAGGACCACTTCCCAATGTAAAAAATGCCATATTACAATTAGAGGGCAGCTTTGCAGCTCCTGTAAAAAATATGCTTCCGTTAGAAATCAAAATTTATCCTAATCCGGCAGGCAACTATATTGCATTAAAAGGCGGTGAAAATAAAAAGCTTGATATAGAAATTATCAATATGCAGGGACGATCTGTGATCAAAAATTCGGTTTCTACAGATGAAAGAATGGACATATCTTCTCTTCCTCCGGGACAATATATGATCAATATTAATGAAGGACAAAGAAGAGTTGTTGAGAAATTCACAAAATTATAA
- a CDS encoding winged helix-turn-helix domain-containing protein, producing MIKINQLNKEFESRVRLGIMSVLMVNDWVDFSEMKALLEITDGNMASHSNALEKAGYIEVKKEFVGKKPKTSYRVTQSGRLAFTEHLNALEKLLGR from the coding sequence ATGATAAAGATAAATCAGCTCAATAAAGAATTCGAAAGCCGCGTAAGACTGGGCATCATGTCCGTTCTTATGGTGAACGACTGGGTTGATTTTTCTGAAATGAAGGCTCTGCTTGAAATCACAGACGGTAATATGGCAAGCCACAGCAATGCCCTGGAAAAAGCAGGATATATTGAAGTGAAGAAAGAATTTGTAGGAAAAAAACCTAAAACTTCTTACCGCGTAACCCAGAGTGGGAGACTGGCCTTCACGGAACACCTTAATGCTCTTGAAAAATTATTGGGACGATAA
- a CDS encoding HIT family protein, translated as MSSIFTKIINGEIPSYKIAEDENFIAFLDAMPLVKGHTLVVPKKEVDLIFDLESEEYKNLWGFAQNVAKKIKNAVPCVRVGVAVVGLEVPHAHIHLIPLNKVEDMNFRNERLKLTDEEYTEIKNSIINS; from the coding sequence ATGAGCAGTATATTCACAAAGATCATCAACGGCGAAATTCCCTCCTATAAAATTGCAGAGGATGAGAACTTTATCGCATTCCTGGACGCAATGCCATTGGTGAAAGGACATACATTGGTTGTTCCCAAAAAAGAAGTAGACCTGATCTTTGATCTGGAGAGTGAAGAATACAAAAACCTTTGGGGATTTGCACAGAACGTAGCGAAGAAGATTAAAAATGCTGTTCCCTGCGTGAGAGTAGGGGTGGCAGTAGTGGGACTTGAAGTTCCGCATGCACATATTCATCTCATCCCTTTGAATAAGGTGGAAGATATGAATTTCAGAAATGAAAGATTAAAATTAACGGACGAAGAATACACAGAGATTAAAAACTCTATTATTAATTCTTAA
- a CDS encoding Coq4 family protein: MKKMRVAFLLFVYDKTQKLYRKYFKKKKRQWQFNEKQLLEFKEDSLGRKLGEFYKKHGFSMIPKMENHDVHHLITGCGTHFEDEIAMQYLLLGNGKLNAHLLAAVVLGTLILPEYMKMYLRAYRKGQRMKPFYNWDFESLLWQNFDHLRDYIQQKDPVVLY; this comes from the coding sequence ATGAAAAAAATGCGTGTTGCCTTTTTGCTTTTTGTTTATGATAAAACTCAGAAACTTTACAGAAAATACTTTAAGAAGAAAAAAAGACAGTGGCAGTTCAATGAAAAGCAGCTGCTGGAATTCAAAGAAGATTCTTTAGGCAGAAAGTTGGGGGAGTTTTATAAAAAACATGGATTCTCTATGATCCCTAAAATGGAGAACCACGATGTACACCATCTGATCACAGGCTGTGGAACTCATTTTGAAGATGAAATCGCTATGCAGTATCTGCTTCTCGGAAACGGAAAATTGAATGCCCACCTTCTTGCGGCAGTGGTATTGGGAACACTTATCCTTCCTGAATACATGAAAATGTACCTCAGAGCCTACAGAAAAGGACAGCGTATGAAACCATTTTATAACTGGGATTTTGAAAGCCTCCTGTGGCAGAATTTTGACCACCTGAGAGACTATATCCAACAGAAAGATCCAGTTGTACTTTATTAA
- the greA gene encoding transcription elongation factor GreA, translating to MASYVTKEGLEKMKAELEQLETVERPKITQQIAEARDKGDLSENAEYDAAKEAQGMLEMRISKLKDTIATSKIIDESQLDTSKVSILTTVKLKNNATKQEQVFTLVPDNESDLKAGKISVNTPIAKGLLGKVVGETADIVLPNGNKLSFEVLDISL from the coding sequence ATGGCAAGCTATGTAACAAAGGAGGGGCTAGAGAAAATGAAAGCTGAGCTGGAACAGTTAGAAACTGTGGAAAGACCAAAAATTACCCAGCAGATCGCAGAAGCAAGAGACAAAGGAGATTTGTCTGAAAATGCGGAATACGATGCGGCCAAAGAGGCTCAAGGGATGCTTGAAATGAGAATTTCCAAGCTGAAAGATACTATCGCAACCTCTAAAATCATAGATGAAAGTCAATTAGATACTTCAAAGGTTTCCATTCTTACAACGGTAAAACTTAAAAATAACGCTACCAAACAGGAGCAGGTGTTTACACTGGTACCGGATAATGAAAGTGACCTTAAAGCAGGGAAAATTTCTGTGAATACCCCTATCGCAAAAGGACTGCTTGGAAAAGTAGTAGGCGAAACTGCAGATATCGTTCTGCCTAACGGAAACAAACTGTCTTTCGAAGTATTAGACATTTCTCTATAG
- a CDS encoding DUF4153 domain-containing protein: MKTHHYIFLTAALFVVLFYDQDIGLNFGILGIIYALLTLFRTPEQNRTRIFLILFVTSILSSIAFIWYGDFPSFLAVVSSFLMLSYRSRNRKLKMLFLIPVFIINCITSFFRFFSFDAWLPKRNVSGVWQKTLAFVLIPLIFLSIFFAIYSAGSDHFAALFRDYELDLNVWQVICLSAIGFFIAFNYWNYAVERPIYKMNHLLDNDFSENRKPQKSTYSFLDLDAERISGVVSFFSLNILLVFFILTYNYEQFYEAVKTPYQLSEETHQRVNAVIVSIIMAILVIMFYFKSGFNFDPKARLMKILAKIWIFLNAVLVLSAAVKNYEYIVNYGFTYKRLGVFAFLILSLAGLAMTFIKIQKQKRNVFLFNTMAWYFYGTILICSYINWGGFITSQNMKRKDFVVDYHFRSINFSERPLLKYADEKNNPELRKKVQDKIKEQKLKPFLSKIVYYQTLK; the protein is encoded by the coding sequence ATGAAAACACATCACTATATATTTCTTACAGCCGCTTTATTTGTTGTTCTGTTTTATGATCAGGATATCGGATTGAATTTTGGAATCCTGGGAATTATCTATGCCTTATTAACTTTATTCAGAACGCCGGAGCAAAACAGGACCAGAATTTTTCTGATACTTTTTGTTACCAGTATTTTGTCGAGTATTGCTTTTATATGGTACGGGGACTTTCCTTCATTTCTGGCGGTTGTAAGTTCATTCCTTATGCTTTCTTACCGTTCCCGAAACAGGAAGCTGAAAATGTTATTCCTGATTCCGGTTTTTATAATCAACTGCATTACCTCATTTTTCCGGTTTTTCAGTTTTGATGCATGGCTGCCGAAAAGAAACGTCTCAGGGGTCTGGCAGAAAACATTGGCTTTTGTGTTAATTCCACTCATATTCCTGTCCATTTTTTTTGCGATCTATTCAGCAGGAAGTGATCACTTTGCTGCACTTTTCAGAGATTATGAACTGGATCTGAACGTTTGGCAGGTCATTTGTCTGTCAGCCATCGGGTTTTTTATTGCCTTCAATTACTGGAATTATGCAGTAGAAAGACCAATCTATAAAATGAATCACCTGTTGGATAATGACTTTAGTGAAAACAGGAAACCTCAGAAATCCACCTATTCATTTCTGGATCTTGATGCCGAAAGAATAAGCGGGGTCGTTTCTTTCTTCTCCCTCAACATTTTGCTGGTCTTTTTTATTCTGACCTACAATTATGAACAATTTTATGAAGCTGTAAAGACTCCTTACCAGCTTTCAGAAGAAACCCATCAGAGAGTGAATGCGGTGATTGTATCTATTATAATGGCTATTCTGGTCATCATGTTCTACTTTAAATCTGGCTTTAATTTTGATCCCAAAGCCCGGCTGATGAAAATTTTAGCCAAAATCTGGATATTTCTGAATGCTGTGTTGGTGCTGTCTGCAGCCGTAAAAAACTACGAATATATCGTGAATTACGGGTTTACCTATAAAAGACTTGGTGTGTTTGCATTTCTGATTCTGTCTCTGGCGGGGCTGGCAATGACTTTTATTAAAATTCAGAAGCAAAAAAGAAATGTATTCCTGTTCAATACAATGGCCTGGTATTTTTATGGAACGATCCTGATTTGCAGCTACATCAACTGGGGAGGGTTTATTACCTCACAGAATATGAAACGTAAAGATTTTGTCGTGGATTATCACTTCAGGTCTATTAATTTTAGTGAAAGACCTCTGCTGAAATATGCAGATGAAAAGAATAATCCGGAACTTAGAAAGAAAGTGCAGGATAAAATTAAAGAACAGAAATTAAAACCTTTCCTTTCAAAGATTGTATATTATCAAACCCTGAAATAG
- a CDS encoding GLPGLI family protein → MKKIAAILLALMSCLLYSQNDRFIYEISFKKDSASSEITKENYHLDITKEEIAYYNRIFYINDSVFAATGKEGFKGYRLTSFLTRNKGNSIYENYEYIGDVNFYKLETPAHLVWKISDSTKMIGELKVQKAETGFGGRKWVAWFTQEIPLSYGPYKFNGLPGMIIEIHDTRNDYIFKLIKSEKIPGNYESYSLKERRSKAIKVSQKKLNDLKLELYQSPFKYVFNGKLSIPEGKKLQLDDGTILTKEELKPAEKNERKKLRSFNNPIELDKAIQYPDNE, encoded by the coding sequence ATGAAAAAGATAGCCGCGATACTATTGGCGCTCATGAGCTGTTTACTATATTCTCAAAATGACCGCTTTATTTATGAGATCAGTTTCAAAAAAGATTCTGCTTCCAGCGAAATCACAAAAGAAAATTACCATTTAGACATTACAAAAGAAGAAATAGCCTATTACAACAGAATTTTTTATATCAATGATTCCGTATTTGCGGCAACAGGAAAAGAGGGTTTTAAAGGATATCGTTTAACTTCCTTTTTAACCAGAAATAAAGGGAATTCCATTTATGAAAATTACGAATATATAGGAGATGTGAATTTTTATAAACTGGAAACACCTGCCCATCTTGTATGGAAGATATCAGACAGTACAAAGATGATAGGCGAGCTGAAAGTACAGAAAGCAGAAACCGGTTTTGGGGGAAGAAAATGGGTTGCGTGGTTTACCCAGGAAATCCCTTTGTCATATGGCCCGTATAAATTTAATGGTCTTCCCGGAATGATCATTGAAATCCATGATACCCGGAATGATTATATTTTCAAGCTGATTAAAAGTGAGAAAATTCCCGGAAATTACGAAAGCTACAGCCTTAAAGAGCGGAGAAGCAAAGCAATAAAAGTCAGTCAGAAAAAACTGAATGATCTGAAACTAGAACTGTATCAGAGCCCTTTTAAATACGTTTTTAATGGAAAATTGAGTATTCCTGAAGGCAAAAAGCTTCAGTTGGATGATGGCACCATCCTGACCAAAGAAGAATTAAAGCCGGCAGAAAAAAATGAACGGAAAAAGCTCAGATCTTTTAATAACCCGATAGAATTGGATAAGGCTATTCAATATCCCGATAATGAATAA
- a CDS encoding T9SS type A sorting domain-containing protein: MKSTTFLTICSLLISIFSFGQTSSELFETESPGSTTFTDNGVIFKINSHVSTFNVVNFPNTGWSGTANDNRYIDNTSNVGPANPSFSVKTTSNLFKVNKFWVYTADKFSNQNATGSLTVTGKLSGVTKFSTIKTGNFATSLGSTNGYTLIDMTNLNGQNYSNIIIDELVLTLGGNFYYLGFDAFTWVKDSNIVLATNETKAAQKGISIYPNPTDGPVSIETEKDIKAEVYSMEGKLMKTMDLKKGNQKADLSEFPSGTYIVKTPSGSSKVIKK; this comes from the coding sequence ATGAAAAGCACTACCTTTTTAACAATATGTAGCCTGCTCATTTCAATTTTTTCATTTGGGCAGACCAGCAGCGAACTTTTTGAAACTGAATCTCCTGGAAGCACTACCTTTACAGATAACGGGGTAATTTTTAAAATTAACTCGCATGTATCCACTTTTAACGTCGTAAATTTCCCAAATACAGGCTGGTCTGGTACAGCTAATGATAACAGGTATATAGACAATACATCCAATGTAGGTCCGGCCAATCCATCATTCAGTGTTAAAACCACGTCCAATCTGTTTAAGGTAAACAAGTTTTGGGTATACACGGCTGATAAATTCAGCAATCAGAATGCCACAGGGTCACTTACTGTAACCGGAAAATTAAGTGGTGTTACTAAATTTTCCACCATAAAAACCGGAAACTTTGCTACATCACTTGGCTCTACAAATGGATACACGCTAATTGATATGACTAATCTGAACGGCCAGAACTATTCAAATATTATTATTGATGAGCTGGTGCTGACGCTTGGTGGTAATTTCTACTATCTTGGCTTTGATGCTTTCACCTGGGTAAAGGACAGCAATATTGTATTGGCAACCAACGAAACCAAAGCTGCGCAAAAAGGGATCAGTATTTATCCTAACCCAACTGACGGACCTGTTTCCATTGAAACGGAAAAGGATATAAAAGCTGAGGTTTACAGTATGGAAGGAAAGCTAATGAAGACTATGGATCTTAAGAAAGGTAATCAAAAGGCTGATCTTTCAGAGTTTCCAAGCGGAACGTATATCGTTAAAACTCCGTCAGGATCTTCTAAGGTCATCAAAAAATAA
- the dtd gene encoding D-aminoacyl-tRNA deacylase, translating into MKIVIQRVSEASVKVDGKTVGEIGKGLMLLTGIDENDEKADADWLVQKVLNLRIFGDEDGKLNLSVKDISGEILCISQFTLIADYKKGNRPSFIKAAKPDKAVPLFDYFKEEIARSGLKTESGIFGADMKVSLINDGPVTIVMDSITKN; encoded by the coding sequence ATGAAGATTGTCATACAAAGAGTATCGGAAGCCAGTGTAAAAGTAGATGGAAAAACAGTGGGTGAGATCGGTAAAGGCTTAATGCTGCTAACCGGAATAGATGAAAACGATGAAAAAGCAGATGCAGACTGGCTGGTTCAGAAAGTACTGAATCTCCGGATCTTTGGCGATGAAGATGGGAAACTGAATCTTTCTGTAAAGGATATTTCAGGAGAAATCCTTTGTATCAGTCAATTTACATTGATTGCTGACTATAAAAAAGGAAACCGTCCTTCATTTATAAAGGCAGCAAAACCTGACAAAGCTGTCCCTCTCTTTGATTATTTTAAAGAAGAGATCGCCAGATCCGGATTAAAAACTGAAAGTGGTATCTTTGGGGCGGACATGAAGGTTTCCCTAATTAATGACGGACCTGTAACCATTGTGATGGATTCAATAACAAAAAACTAA
- a CDS encoding enoyl-CoA hydratase/isomerase family protein, with product MNEFVVSEIKNNIAEITFGTPKSNSLPGAILEKLAQTILDEGAKDEVKAILVKSEGEKAFCAGASFDELLAIEELEASTKFFGGFAKVLNAMRNCGKIVVVRVQGKTTGGGVGIACGADYCFATKDSALALTEINLGIGPFVIGPYVERKIGKSQFSAMAIDADFRSAAWAEQHNVYHSVSDSIAEMDEQLEKFLQTLASRSSDALALIKKVSWEGTDHFNELMPARIHMSASLILEDSAKKNIEAIKERLRAK from the coding sequence ATGAACGAATTTGTAGTATCAGAAATTAAAAATAATATTGCCGAAATTACTTTCGGAACCCCTAAAAGCAACTCTCTTCCGGGAGCAATTCTGGAAAAGCTTGCTCAAACCATTCTGGATGAAGGCGCAAAAGATGAGGTAAAAGCCATTCTGGTAAAGAGTGAAGGAGAAAAAGCATTCTGTGCAGGAGCCAGCTTTGATGAGCTTCTGGCTATTGAAGAACTGGAGGCTTCTACAAAATTTTTCGGAGGATTTGCCAAAGTGCTTAATGCGATGAGAAACTGCGGAAAGATTGTCGTAGTAAGAGTTCAGGGAAAAACAACCGGTGGAGGAGTAGGAATTGCGTGTGGAGCAGATTATTGTTTTGCTACTAAAGATTCTGCGTTAGCGTTAACAGAGATCAATCTGGGAATCGGTCCTTTCGTTATCGGTCCTTATGTAGAAAGAAAAATCGGAAAATCACAGTTCTCTGCAATGGCTATTGATGCTGATTTCAGATCGGCAGCGTGGGCAGAACAACACAATGTTTACCACTCCGTTTCAGACAGCATCGCAGAAATGGATGAACAGCTTGAGAAATTTTTACAGACTTTGGCGTCCAGAAGCAGTGATGCTTTGGCACTGATCAAAAAAGTATCATGGGAAGGTACAGATCATTTCAATGAGCTGATGCCTGCCAGAATCCATATGAGTGCAAGCCTTATCCTTGAAGATTCTGCCAAGAAAAATATCGAAGCCATCAAAGAAAGACTGAGAGCTAAGTAA
- a CDS encoding phage tail protein, with protein sequence MDEYIGIVKLFAGNFAPRGWMFCDGSLLRISQNSALFSILGTTYGGNGIDTFALPNMKGRMAIGAGTVNSNENYPLGVQAGTTQNTLLSANLPSIGGGFQLRVKNQNANSATPTAASALAISGIPNGRNFDPVPSFIDADPDTAISTKSIMFTGQNLPVNNMPPYIGLNYIICVEGIYPSRS encoded by the coding sequence ATGGATGAGTACATTGGAATCGTAAAATTATTTGCCGGAAATTTTGCACCTAGAGGCTGGATGTTCTGCGACGGAAGCTTATTAAGAATTTCCCAAAACAGCGCTTTATTTTCAATTCTGGGAACAACTTACGGAGGAAACGGGATTGATACTTTCGCACTCCCTAACATGAAAGGGCGTATGGCTATCGGAGCCGGAACCGTAAACTCTAACGAAAATTATCCTTTAGGAGTTCAGGCAGGGACCACTCAGAATACACTATTATCAGCCAATCTTCCAAGTATAGGAGGTGGGTTTCAGCTGAGAGTAAAAAACCAGAATGCCAACAGTGCAACCCCTACGGCTGCTTCAGCACTTGCTATTTCGGGAATTCCAAACGGGAGGAACTTTGACCCAGTGCCAAGTTTTATAGATGCTGATCCGGATACGGCTATTAGTACAAAGTCTATTATGTTCACCGGGCAGAATCTTCCTGTGAATAATATGCCTCCGTATATCGGACTGAACTATATTATCTGTGTTGAAGGAATATATCCTTCCCGCAGTTAA
- a CDS encoding metallophosphoesterase, producing the protein MTRRKFIKRLMQISVIGAFPALYSWQVEPFWIEFVQKKLPVKNLPETLNGKTLMQISDLHVGNRFDWNFLIESFQEAQQFNPDFVVYTGDFVNHGNAEEQEALKKVMNHAVHGNLATFGILGNHDYGADWKDIPCSEKICGILENAGITMLKNRSEESHGLNFIGFDDLWSPNFGFSEVMKNYNPSKASIVLCHNPDACDIDIWNGYQGWILSGHTHGGQCRIPGIITPVLPVKNKQYISGEIDLQDGRMLYINRAIGHSFQIRFMVRPEITVFTLAQA; encoded by the coding sequence ATGACCAGAAGAAAATTTATTAAAAGATTGATGCAGATTTCAGTAATCGGAGCATTTCCTGCGCTGTATTCATGGCAGGTAGAACCTTTCTGGATAGAGTTTGTCCAAAAAAAACTTCCGGTTAAAAATTTGCCGGAAACTTTAAATGGTAAAACACTGATGCAGATCTCTGATCTTCATGTGGGAAACCGTTTCGACTGGAATTTTTTGATCGAATCTTTTCAGGAAGCCCAACAATTCAATCCAGATTTTGTAGTCTACACCGGGGATTTTGTGAACCACGGAAATGCAGAAGAGCAGGAAGCTCTGAAAAAAGTGATGAACCACGCTGTTCACGGAAATCTGGCTACTTTCGGGATACTGGGGAACCATGATTACGGAGCAGACTGGAAAGATATACCATGCTCAGAAAAGATCTGTGGAATTCTCGAAAACGCAGGTATCACGATGCTAAAAAACAGAAGTGAAGAAAGCCACGGGCTGAACTTTATTGGGTTTGATGATCTGTGGTCACCCAATTTCGGATTTTCTGAAGTCATGAAGAATTATAATCCTTCAAAAGCTTCCATTGTGCTTTGCCATAACCCTGATGCCTGTGATATAGACATCTGGAACGGCTACCAGGGATGGATTTTGAGCGGACATACCCATGGTGGACAATGCCGAATTCCGGGAATAATTACTCCGGTTCTCCCGGTGAAAAATAAACAATATATCTCCGGCGAGATTGATCTTCAGGATGGAAGAATGCTGTACATCAACCGGGCAATCGGGCATTCTTTCCAGATCCGTTTTATGGTACGTCCGGAAATAACGGTTTTTACTTTAGCTCAAGCTTAA